Proteins encoded by one window of Chondromyces crocatus:
- a CDS encoding extracellular catalytic domain type 1 short-chain-length polyhydroxyalkanoate depolymerase — MTLPRSARIGLGLVGASLIAACAFPVGDDVDDVGQADDALTVVSSFGSNPGNLRMNVYSPAGVAPGAALVLALHGCNQTAQDYVKAGWNQLADQWKFHVVYPEQQTANHQGRCFNWYDANDTRRDAGEMLSMRQMVATMVAQHGVDPARVFVTGLSAGGAMASSLLANYPDVFAGGAIMAGMPHRCATSSLDAFSCMSPGVDRTPAAWGDLVRQSFPGYNGPRPRVSIWHGTSDFTVAVRNLQESVDQWTNVHGIDAVADATSTVGNATRTEYRNAAGVTLVEAISIQGMGHGTAVDPGFAPAGGCGSAGAFILDVDLCSSYHAGLFFGLDAGSGSGATTSSSSSSSTSATTSSSSSATSGSGGSGGAGGSGGAGGSGGAGGSGGSPATCEAFYDSNYNHVGTGRAVRCGLGNSYVCALGSNQNLGLYTMMSTWIRRTAPNYYEAGQCP; from the coding sequence GTGACGCTACCGCGCTCTGCCCGCATCGGTCTCGGTCTCGTCGGCGCCTCGCTCATCGCGGCGTGCGCTTTTCCCGTCGGTGATGACGTCGATGACGTCGGACAGGCCGACGATGCCCTCACGGTCGTCTCCAGCTTCGGCTCGAACCCCGGCAACCTCAGGATGAACGTCTACAGCCCCGCCGGCGTCGCCCCGGGCGCAGCGCTCGTCCTCGCCTTGCATGGCTGCAACCAGACCGCGCAGGACTACGTGAAGGCGGGCTGGAACCAGCTCGCCGACCAGTGGAAATTCCACGTCGTCTACCCCGAGCAGCAGACCGCGAACCACCAGGGGCGCTGCTTCAACTGGTACGACGCCAACGACACCCGGCGCGACGCGGGCGAGATGCTCTCGATGCGCCAGATGGTCGCCACCATGGTCGCGCAGCATGGCGTCGATCCCGCCCGCGTCTTCGTCACCGGCCTCTCGGCGGGCGGCGCCATGGCCAGCTCGCTGCTCGCCAACTACCCCGACGTCTTCGCGGGCGGCGCGATCATGGCGGGCATGCCTCACCGCTGCGCTACCTCCTCGCTCGACGCCTTCTCGTGCATGAGCCCTGGCGTGGATCGCACACCGGCCGCCTGGGGTGACCTCGTCCGCCAGAGCTTCCCTGGCTACAACGGCCCCCGCCCCCGCGTGTCCATCTGGCACGGCACCTCCGACTTCACCGTGGCCGTGCGAAACCTGCAGGAGAGCGTCGATCAGTGGACCAACGTGCACGGCATCGACGCCGTCGCCGACGCCACCTCGACCGTGGGCAACGCCACCCGCACCGAGTACCGCAACGCCGCTGGCGTGACCCTGGTCGAAGCCATCTCGATCCAGGGCATGGGCCATGGAACCGCCGTCGACCCTGGCTTCGCTCCCGCCGGCGGTTGCGGAAGCGCTGGCGCCTTCATCCTCGACGTCGATCTCTGCTCTTCCTACCACGCCGGCCTCTTCTTCGGCCTCGACGCCGGCTCGGGCAGCGGCGCCACCACCTCGAGCAGCTCCAGCAGCTCCACCAGCGCCACCACGTCGAGTTCCTCCAGCGCCACCTCGGGCTCTGGCGGCTCGGGCGGTGCTGGCGGCTCGGGCGGTGCTGGCGGCTCGGGCGGTGCTGGCGGCTCGGGCGGCTCCCCCGCGACCTGCGAGGCCTTCTACGACTCCAACTACAACCACGTCGGCACCGGACGCGCCGTCCGCTGCGGCCTCGGGAACAGCTACGTGTGCGCCCTCGGCTCGAACCAGAACCTCGGCCTCTACACGATGATGTCCACCTGGATCCGGCGCACCGCCCCGAACTACTACGAAGCCGGCCAGTGCCCCTGA
- a CDS encoding GIY-YIG nuclease family protein codes for MPRASPLRPRPKAAQIKERISQLHELVRAGTENRSGVYQMADEDGHVLYVGKSKRVRSRLLAYFRCEPREKGARILKESSQVSWEYLPSEFAALLAELRLIKRFRPRFNVAMKRDLRRYAFLQLTSGAAPKLRVVGGSAHDTGSFYYGPFTSRSRIRDAARALSNALGLRDCAEDVPLVFSDQRELFPLGRRTPGCLRYEIRRCLGPCVGGCSRAEYGDRVALTRAFLEGHSEGPIARFRAEMLEHSAQAEYERAAALRDRVRQLEMLRGQLDRLRFALESLSFLYTVPGHEGEDRVYLVRRGSVRAELPAPRTEADHQALKALGERVYGTWEPDAAPVPLHEVEEILLLSSWFRRHPGELEKTTPFVPRSPGRSRALPLCTEGAMPDVGTPLA; via the coding sequence ATGCCGCGCGCGAGTCCGCTCCGGCCCCGTCCGAAGGCGGCCCAGATCAAGGAGCGGATCAGCCAGCTCCACGAGCTCGTCCGCGCAGGGACCGAGAACCGATCTGGCGTCTACCAGATGGCGGACGAGGACGGCCACGTGCTCTACGTCGGCAAGTCCAAGCGCGTGCGCTCCCGTCTCCTCGCCTACTTTCGCTGCGAGCCGCGAGAGAAGGGCGCCCGCATCCTGAAGGAGTCGAGCCAGGTCTCGTGGGAGTACCTCCCGAGCGAGTTCGCTGCGCTGCTCGCGGAGCTGCGGCTGATCAAGCGCTTCCGGCCCCGGTTCAATGTGGCGATGAAGCGCGATCTGCGCCGCTACGCCTTTCTGCAGCTCACCTCGGGCGCGGCGCCGAAGCTGCGCGTCGTGGGGGGATCGGCGCACGACACCGGGAGCTTCTACTACGGCCCGTTCACCAGCCGGAGCCGCATCCGCGACGCCGCCCGCGCGCTCTCGAACGCGCTGGGTCTGCGCGACTGTGCGGAGGATGTGCCGCTGGTGTTCAGCGATCAGCGGGAGCTGTTTCCGCTCGGTCGGAGGACGCCCGGGTGCCTGCGCTACGAGATCCGACGCTGCCTCGGGCCGTGCGTGGGCGGCTGCTCCCGGGCCGAGTACGGCGACCGGGTGGCGCTCACGCGCGCGTTCCTGGAAGGCCATAGCGAGGGGCCGATCGCGCGCTTCCGGGCCGAGATGCTCGAGCACAGCGCGCAGGCGGAGTACGAGCGGGCCGCCGCGCTGCGCGATCGGGTCCGGCAGCTGGAGATGCTGCGCGGGCAACTCGACAGGCTGCGCTTCGCGCTGGAGTCGCTGTCGTTTCTCTACACCGTGCCGGGCCACGAGGGCGAAGACCGGGTGTACCTCGTCCGTCGTGGCAGCGTCCGCGCAGAGCTGCCCGCGCCGCGCACGGAGGCGGACCACCAGGCCCTGAAGGCGCTGGGAGAGCGGGTTTATGGCACCTGGGAGCCGGACGCGGCGCCGGTGCCGCTGCACGAGGTGGAGGAGATCCTCCTGCTCTCCTCGTGGTTCCGGCGCCATCCCGGGGAGCTGGAGAAGACCACGCCGTTCGTACCGAGGTCGCCAGGTCGATCGCGTGCGCTCCCGCTGTGCACGGAAGGGGCGATGCCCGATGTGGGCACCCCTCTTGCGTAG
- a CDS encoding PA2169 family four-helix-bundle protein — protein MATMIGSEATLIELLNDLIELDFDAIEAYKAAISRVDNLNDRAQLASFLEDHQRHVDDLSPFVRELGGEPAKEGDLKQVLTKGKVVLGGLIGDRVVLAAMKTNEDDTNTAYERALKRNDVPMRMRVVFERNLADERRHREWLVKRIGEAEGTVRL, from the coding sequence ATGGCGACGATGATTGGCAGTGAAGCGACGCTGATCGAGCTTCTCAACGATCTCATCGAGCTCGATTTCGATGCCATCGAGGCCTACAAGGCCGCGATCAGCCGTGTGGACAACCTGAACGATCGAGCGCAGCTCGCGAGCTTCCTCGAGGACCATCAACGTCATGTCGACGACCTGTCCCCCTTCGTCCGCGAGCTGGGCGGCGAGCCCGCAAAGGAGGGGGACCTGAAGCAGGTGCTGACGAAGGGTAAGGTGGTGCTCGGTGGCCTCATCGGCGACCGCGTGGTGCTCGCGGCGATGAAGACGAACGAGGACGACACCAACACGGCCTACGAGCGCGCGCTCAAGCGCAACGACGTGCCGATGCGCATGCGCGTGGTGTTCGAGCGAAACCTCGCCGACGAGCGTCGGCACCGCGAGTGGCTGGTGAAGCGCATCGGCGAGGCGGAAGGCACCGTGCGCCTGTAG
- a CDS encoding peroxiredoxin, protein MIVRPSLALLLALTSLTVACNETSTPTPAPSATTAAHSSQGDGTVTLKAGDPAPDVTLKLHDGKEVKLSSLAGKQVLVYFYPKDDTPGCTVQAEGLRDGWTDIQAAGLEVFGVSTQGAESHTAFIDKYKLPFPLVVDEDGAIARAFGVPVRGVFASRQSFLIGKDGKIKSTWREVDPKEHAATVLAAAKS, encoded by the coding sequence ATGATCGTTCGCCCTTCTCTCGCCCTCCTCCTCGCGCTGACGTCCCTCACGGTCGCGTGCAACGAGACCAGCACGCCGACGCCCGCTCCGAGCGCCACCACTGCTGCGCACAGCAGCCAGGGTGACGGCACCGTGACGCTGAAGGCAGGGGACCCTGCGCCCGACGTCACGCTCAAGCTCCATGACGGCAAGGAGGTGAAGCTGTCCAGCCTCGCGGGCAAGCAGGTGCTGGTCTACTTCTACCCGAAGGACGACACGCCCGGCTGCACGGTCCAGGCCGAGGGCCTCCGGGACGGGTGGACCGACATCCAGGCGGCTGGGCTGGAGGTGTTCGGGGTGTCGACGCAAGGGGCGGAGAGCCACACGGCGTTCATCGACAAGTACAAGCTGCCGTTCCCGCTCGTCGTGGACGAGGACGGCGCCATCGCGCGCGCGTTCGGCGTGCCGGTGCGTGGGGTGTTCGCGTCCCGGCAGTCGTTCCTCATCGGCAAGGACGGGAAGATCAAGTCGACGTGGCGTGAGGTGGATCCGAAGGAGCACGCGGCCACCGTGCTGGCCGCCGCGAAGAGCTGA
- a CDS encoding universal stress protein, protein MFRSLLIPVDLTPSAERVLGRAAMLPLADGARVTLVHVIPRWLPTDASKRAEGDARKALAATAKRFAKQLPKGTVVEPVVKVGSPAAEIAAHAREVEADLIVVGRGSGRSIRDAFLGSTAERIVREGQRPVLVVRLSPRASYRKPALALELDQAACDVITLLLQTLPSPCPPVAVVHAYNAPYQNLIYPSLSEEEGAGYRNQCRQQAIQGVAKLLAAAVDQVDDPEATEVPWKTYIRHGSPRDVIPKVVETANIDLLVLGTRGYAGIAHAFLGTVAGEVLREVGCDVLVVPPRQDTSASA, encoded by the coding sequence ATGTTCCGCTCGCTGCTCATTCCCGTCGATCTCACCCCGAGTGCGGAGCGGGTGCTCGGCCGGGCTGCAATGCTGCCCCTCGCCGACGGCGCCCGGGTGACGCTCGTCCACGTGATCCCCCGATGGCTCCCCACCGACGCGAGCAAGCGCGCCGAGGGCGATGCCCGCAAGGCACTCGCTGCCACGGCCAAGCGCTTTGCCAAGCAGCTCCCGAAAGGCACCGTGGTGGAGCCGGTCGTGAAGGTCGGCTCCCCGGCGGCGGAGATCGCCGCCCATGCCCGCGAGGTCGAGGCCGACCTCATCGTCGTCGGACGGGGCAGCGGCCGCTCCATCCGGGATGCCTTCCTCGGCTCGACGGCGGAGCGGATCGTCCGTGAAGGGCAGCGCCCGGTGCTCGTCGTCCGCCTCTCCCCGCGCGCCTCGTACCGGAAGCCCGCGCTCGCCCTGGAGCTCGACCAGGCGGCCTGCGACGTCATCACCCTGTTGCTCCAGACGCTCCCCTCCCCCTGCCCTCCCGTGGCCGTCGTCCACGCCTACAACGCGCCCTACCAGAACCTGATCTACCCGAGCCTGTCGGAGGAAGAGGGCGCAGGCTACCGCAACCAGTGCCGGCAGCAGGCCATCCAGGGCGTGGCGAAGCTCCTCGCCGCCGCCGTCGACCAGGTGGACGACCCGGAGGCCACCGAGGTCCCCTGGAAGACGTACATCCGCCACGGCTCACCGCGGGACGTCATCCCCAAGGTCGTCGAGACGGCGAACATCGACCTCCTCGTCCTCGGGACCCGCGGCTACGCCGGCATCGCGCACGCCTTCCTGGGCACCGTCGCCGGCGAGGTCCTGCGCGAGGTCGGCTGCGACGTGCTCGTCGTCCCGCCTCGCCAGGACACCTCGGCCAGCGCCTGA
- a CDS encoding sigma 54-interacting transcriptional regulator, whose amino-acid sequence MTLDHWLAAGANELADLARLADGTDVALDELLLRGLEWLGRLAPYDLAVVFELEDGELRARAASGPLSRPEVREHRIRLDDFPSIRLAIEERRSHVFTEDDHAFGDGDPFDGVMDFPHGHACMVVPLVTGTDVFGVMSLDRTQCVSYPRAVVDLAEVFGKLLALSVHCVRQGQQLARMNLAREERIAALDRHLETITGEAGVLGESNNPRVRELARQALLVAGTSSTVLLIGETGTGKERIARFIHEKSQRRHRPFIPVNCAALPAGTLESELFGHERGAFTGALRSRPGLFRAADGGTLFLDEIGELPLDVQSKLLRALQEGEIQPVGAEHRLKVNVRVVAATHVDLERAVAEQRFREDLYYRLSVFPLRLVPLRERLEDLPQLCRTLLRELAPRVCRSELALSESALEALRGLDYPGNIRELSNLLERGAIRATSSLIDRVDLGLANQTRRKRGGPGRPTEDEPLVSLAENERRHIERVLRATSGRIYGEGGAAMVLGLPPTTLQSRMKRLGIQRPAGGA is encoded by the coding sequence ATGACCCTCGACCACTGGCTCGCGGCGGGGGCCAACGAACTCGCGGATCTCGCGCGACTCGCCGATGGGACCGACGTCGCCCTCGACGAACTCCTGCTGCGGGGGCTGGAGTGGCTGGGTCGCCTCGCGCCGTACGACCTGGCGGTGGTGTTCGAGCTGGAGGACGGCGAGCTCCGCGCGCGCGCGGCCAGTGGCCCCCTCTCTCGCCCCGAGGTCCGGGAGCACCGCATCCGCCTCGACGATTTCCCCTCCATCCGGCTCGCGATCGAAGAGCGCCGCAGCCACGTCTTCACCGAAGACGATCACGCCTTCGGCGACGGCGACCCCTTCGACGGCGTGATGGACTTCCCCCACGGCCACGCCTGCATGGTCGTCCCCCTCGTGACGGGCACCGACGTCTTCGGCGTCATGTCGCTCGACCGGACCCAGTGCGTCTCCTACCCGCGCGCCGTCGTCGATCTCGCCGAGGTCTTCGGCAAGCTCCTCGCCCTCTCCGTACACTGCGTCCGCCAGGGCCAGCAGCTCGCGCGGATGAACCTCGCCCGCGAGGAGCGCATCGCGGCGCTCGATCGTCACCTCGAGACCATCACTGGCGAGGCCGGCGTGCTCGGCGAGAGCAACAACCCCCGGGTGCGCGAACTCGCACGCCAGGCCCTCCTCGTGGCTGGCACCAGCTCGACGGTGCTCCTCATTGGCGAGACGGGCACCGGTAAGGAGCGCATCGCCCGCTTCATCCACGAGAAGAGCCAGCGCCGCCACCGCCCCTTCATCCCGGTCAACTGCGCGGCCTTGCCCGCCGGCACGCTGGAGAGCGAACTGTTCGGCCACGAGCGGGGCGCTTTCACCGGTGCCCTGCGCTCCCGCCCTGGCCTGTTCCGCGCCGCCGATGGCGGGACGCTCTTCCTCGACGAGATCGGCGAACTGCCGCTCGACGTGCAGAGTAAGCTCCTGCGCGCGCTGCAGGAAGGCGAGATCCAGCCCGTGGGCGCCGAGCACCGCCTGAAGGTGAATGTACGTGTCGTCGCCGCGACCCACGTCGACCTCGAACGAGCCGTCGCCGAGCAGCGCTTCCGGGAAGATCTCTATTACCGCCTCTCCGTCTTCCCGCTCCGCCTGGTCCCCCTCCGCGAGCGCCTCGAAGACCTGCCCCAGCTCTGTCGGACCCTCTTGCGCGAACTCGCCCCCCGCGTCTGCCGCTCCGAACTCGCACTGTCGGAGAGCGCCCTGGAAGCCCTCCGAGGCCTCGACTACCCGGGGAACATCCGCGAGCTGTCGAACCTGCTGGAGCGAGGCGCCATCCGCGCGACCTCCAGCCTCATCGATCGCGTCGATCTCGGTCTGGCGAACCAGACACGACGAAAACGTGGCGGCCCAGGACGACCGACCGAGGACGAACCCCTGGTCTCCCTCGCCGAGAACGAGCGCCGACACATCGAGCGAGTCCTGCGCGCCACGAGCGGGCGGATCTACGGCGAGGGCGGCGCTGCGATGGTCCTCGGCCTGCCTCCCACCACCTTGCAGAGCCGGATGAAGCGCCTCGGCATCCAGCGCCCTGCCGGCGGCGCCTGA
- a CDS encoding cytochrome-c peroxidase, with the protein MGVMDGVSGRLGRRGGWSRGGVVIAAVLLGGCGDDDGTTPLQGGPDLDQELAGVLSTQEVRPVVPPAAQDPRLVELGRNLFFEKEISGRRNISCGTCHHPLLGSADGQSQSRGQGAVGLGPARRHVDGSIFLPRNTLSVWNRGVAGWDTMFWDGRLSGNLTDGYVSPAGDATPQDFSSALAAFSIIPVTPDEEMRGFPGEPDVFGNPNEMADLTNDDFAQIWPLVVARAMGVEKYRAELLALFPGTAEADISIVHLGEALGAFMIDAFTMLDTPFDRYLAGNTDALSDAAKRGALLFYGRASCSSCHSGALQTDFGFHNVAAPQVGTGKGDEAPFDHGLGRVTGVQSDRFKFRTPSLRNIELEGPWMHNGAYASLEDTVRHHLDPVAALSAYDDRQVEPELQGTYQQNSEELLSTLAPELAVKGDPLKDEEVADLMAFLSALTDPRSLNLMHLIPDSVPSGLPVAD; encoded by the coding sequence ATGGGCGTGATGGATGGGGTGAGCGGTCGGCTCGGCCGGCGGGGTGGGTGGTCACGGGGCGGTGTGGTGATCGCCGCGGTGCTGCTGGGGGGATGCGGGGACGACGACGGGACGACGCCGCTCCAGGGCGGGCCCGATCTGGATCAGGAGCTGGCAGGGGTGCTGTCCACACAGGAGGTGCGCCCCGTGGTGCCGCCGGCGGCACAGGATCCTCGGCTCGTGGAGCTGGGGCGAAACCTGTTCTTCGAGAAGGAGATCAGCGGACGCCGCAACATCTCGTGCGGGACCTGTCATCACCCGCTGCTCGGCTCTGCGGATGGCCAGAGTCAGTCGCGAGGGCAGGGCGCGGTGGGGCTCGGTCCGGCGCGTCGGCATGTCGATGGGAGCATTTTTCTTCCGCGGAACACGCTGTCGGTCTGGAACCGAGGGGTCGCCGGCTGGGACACGATGTTCTGGGACGGGCGCCTCTCTGGCAACCTGACGGACGGCTACGTCTCGCCCGCAGGTGACGCGACGCCGCAGGATTTCTCCAGCGCGCTCGCTGCATTCTCGATCATCCCGGTGACGCCGGACGAAGAGATGCGCGGGTTCCCCGGGGAGCCCGACGTCTTCGGCAATCCGAACGAGATGGCCGACCTGACGAACGACGACTTCGCGCAGATCTGGCCTCTCGTGGTGGCGCGCGCGATGGGCGTGGAGAAATACCGGGCGGAGCTGCTGGCGCTGTTCCCGGGGACGGCGGAGGCGGACATCAGCATCGTTCACCTCGGCGAGGCGCTCGGGGCGTTCATGATCGATGCGTTCACCATGCTGGACACGCCGTTCGATCGATACCTCGCCGGGAACACCGACGCGCTGTCCGACGCGGCCAAGCGCGGCGCGCTCCTGTTCTATGGTCGCGCGAGCTGCTCGTCGTGCCACTCGGGGGCGCTGCAGACCGACTTCGGCTTCCACAACGTGGCCGCGCCGCAGGTGGGCACGGGCAAGGGGGACGAGGCGCCGTTCGATCACGGGCTGGGTCGCGTCACTGGCGTGCAGTCGGATCGGTTCAAGTTCCGCACGCCGTCGCTGCGCAACATCGAGCTGGAGGGGCCGTGGATGCACAACGGCGCCTACGCCAGCCTGGAGGACACGGTGCGCCATCACCTGGACCCGGTGGCGGCCCTGAGCGCCTATGACGACCGCCAGGTCGAGCCGGAGCTTCAGGGCACCTACCAGCAGAACAGCGAGGAGCTGCTCTCCACGCTCGCCCCGGAGCTCGCCGTGAAGGGCGACCCGCTCAAAGACGAGGAGGTGGCCGATCTGATGGCGTTCCTCTCGGCGCTGACCGACCCCCGGTCGTTGAACCTGATGCACCTGATTCCGGACAGCGTGCCGAGCGGTCTCCCCGTCGCCGATTGA
- a CDS encoding NAD-dependent succinate-semialdehyde dehydrogenase produces MSIATVNPATGETLRTFAPHTDAIIEEKLAASQKAYHRLRRRPVAERAALLLRVGELLEAEKEALGRLMTIEMGKPIKAAIAEAEKCAWVCRYYGENAERFLSPEHIETSASESYVLFQPIGPVLAVMPWNFPFWQVFRFAAPALAAGNVGLLKHASNVPQCALAIEDVIHRAGFEQGAFQTLLVGASVVPRLLADDRVAAATLTGSEGAGRSVGAEAGKQIKKTVLELGGSDPFIVLPSADLDAAVTTAVKARIINNGQSCIAAKRFIVHEAIAPEFERRFAEVMGRLKVGDPLDPETEVGPLATAQVRADIEAQVEASVKAGAKLLTGGKRLDRPGYFYAPTALSELPAEAPAVAEETFGPVAALVRVKSLDEAIEVANATHFGLGASAWTRDAGEKARLVAEVEAGAVFVNAMVASDPRVPFGGIKQSGYGRELGVYGIREFVNIKTVWVA; encoded by the coding sequence GTGTCCATCGCGACCGTCAATCCCGCCACCGGCGAGACGCTCCGCACCTTCGCACCGCACACCGATGCCATCATCGAGGAGAAGCTCGCCGCTTCGCAGAAGGCCTACCATCGCCTCCGCCGCCGCCCGGTCGCGGAGCGGGCCGCGCTGCTGCTGCGGGTGGGTGAGCTGCTGGAAGCCGAGAAGGAGGCCCTCGGGCGGTTGATGACGATCGAGATGGGCAAGCCCATCAAGGCCGCGATCGCCGAGGCCGAGAAGTGCGCCTGGGTCTGTCGCTACTACGGCGAGAACGCCGAGCGCTTCCTTTCACCCGAGCACATCGAGACGAGCGCGAGCGAGAGCTACGTGCTGTTCCAGCCCATCGGCCCGGTGCTGGCGGTGATGCCGTGGAACTTCCCCTTCTGGCAGGTGTTCCGGTTTGCGGCGCCTGCCCTGGCCGCTGGCAACGTCGGGTTGCTGAAGCACGCCTCCAACGTGCCGCAGTGCGCGCTCGCCATCGAGGACGTGATCCATCGCGCCGGGTTCGAGCAGGGCGCCTTCCAGACGCTGCTCGTCGGGGCCAGCGTGGTCCCCCGGCTGCTGGCCGACGATCGGGTGGCCGCAGCGACGTTGACAGGGAGCGAAGGGGCCGGGCGCAGCGTGGGCGCCGAGGCCGGCAAGCAGATCAAGAAGACGGTGCTGGAGCTCGGAGGCAGCGATCCCTTCATCGTGCTGCCGAGCGCCGATCTGGACGCCGCCGTGACCACGGCGGTGAAGGCGCGGATCATCAACAACGGTCAGTCGTGCATCGCGGCGAAGCGGTTCATCGTGCACGAGGCGATCGCGCCGGAGTTCGAGCGTCGCTTCGCCGAGGTGATGGGGCGGCTCAAGGTGGGCGATCCGCTGGACCCGGAGACCGAGGTGGGGCCCCTGGCGACGGCGCAGGTGCGGGCCGACATCGAGGCGCAGGTGGAGGCGTCGGTGAAGGCGGGCGCAAAGCTGCTGACCGGCGGGAAGCGTCTGGATCGGCCAGGCTACTTCTACGCGCCGACGGCGCTTTCGGAGCTGCCGGCCGAGGCGCCTGCGGTGGCCGAGGAGACGTTCGGTCCGGTGGCGGCGCTGGTGCGGGTGAAGAGCCTGGACGAGGCGATCGAGGTGGCCAACGCGACACACTTCGGGCTGGGGGCGAGCGCGTGGACGCGCGATGCGGGGGAGAAGGCGCGCCTGGTGGCCGAGGTGGAGGCAGGGGCGGTGTTCGTGAATGCGATGGTGGCGTCGGATCCGAGGGTGCCGTTCGGGGGGATCAAGCAGTCGGGGTACGGGCGGGAGCTGGGGGTGTATGGGATCCGGGAGTTCGTGAACATCAAGACGGTCTGGGTGGCGTAG
- a CDS encoding aldo/keto reductase, with product METRKLGSLDVSVVGLGCNNFGMKIDAEATAKVVDAAIDAGINFFDTADIYGGTKSEEYLGKALGKRRDQVLIATKFGMKVDEQRKGARPEYIRRAVEDSLRRLGTDRIDLYQLHTPDESVPIEDTLGALDELVKAGKVREIGCSNFSAEQLHAAEAASKKAGGARFVSLQNEYSLLHRDPEHNGVLDACKQLHLAFLPYFPLASGLLTGKYRKGHPVPEGSRLGSSDYFKKLLSDENLDRVEALVLFVALHNHSLLDLAFSWLLTRPKVASVIAGATSPEQVKANVAAASWKLTEAQLAEVDIRVP from the coding sequence ATGGAGACGCGGAAGCTCGGTTCACTCGACGTGTCGGTGGTCGGTCTCGGCTGCAACAACTTCGGCATGAAGATCGACGCAGAGGCCACGGCGAAGGTGGTCGACGCGGCGATCGACGCCGGCATCAACTTCTTCGACACCGCCGACATCTACGGCGGCACGAAGAGCGAGGAGTACCTCGGCAAGGCGCTCGGGAAGCGCCGCGATCAGGTCCTCATCGCCACCAAGTTCGGCATGAAGGTCGACGAGCAGCGCAAAGGTGCGCGGCCCGAGTACATCCGGCGCGCGGTGGAAGACAGCCTGCGTCGCCTGGGCACCGACCGGATCGACCTGTACCAGCTCCACACGCCCGACGAATCGGTCCCCATCGAGGACACGCTGGGCGCCCTCGACGAGCTGGTGAAGGCGGGCAAGGTGCGCGAGATCGGCTGCTCGAACTTCTCGGCCGAGCAGCTCCACGCGGCCGAGGCTGCCTCGAAGAAGGCGGGCGGGGCGCGCTTCGTGAGCCTCCAGAACGAGTACAGCCTTCTCCACCGCGACCCCGAGCACAACGGGGTGCTCGACGCGTGCAAGCAGCTCCACCTGGCTTTCCTGCCGTACTTCCCGCTGGCCAGCGGCCTGCTCACCGGCAAGTACCGCAAGGGGCACCCGGTGCCCGAAGGATCGCGCCTCGGGTCGAGCGATTACTTCAAGAAGCTCCTGTCCGACGAGAACCTCGACCGGGTGGAGGCGCTCGTCCTGTTCGTCGCGCTGCACAACCACAGCCTGCTGGATCTGGCCTTCTCCTGGCTGCTCACCCGGCCCAAGGTGGCCTCCGTCATCGCCGGCGCGACCAGCCCCGAGCAGGTGAAAGCCAACGTGGCCGCCGCGTCGTGGAAGCTCACCGAGGCCCAGCTCGCCGAGGTGGACATCCGCGTCCCGTGA